From Longimicrobium sp., one genomic window encodes:
- a CDS encoding phage Gp37/Gp68 family protein — protein MGQKSNIEWTDATWNPTTGCTKLTAGCDNCYAHTLAHGRLADIYVSRLPVVDTPQTRADPFAVRLWDSRLDEPAKWRSPRMVFVNSMSDLFHVDVPDAFTRRIFEVMLRVERHTYQVLTKRPARMARFVRMNADLFPDGEVPAHIWMGTSIEDDRVLFRADHLRAVPAAVRFLSCEPLLGSLAGLALHGIHWVIAGGESGIGYRKMEPDWVRGLRDLCVGEGVAFFFKQWGGRTPKAGGRELDGEAWDQLPFIAAVVAGA, from the coding sequence ATGGGCCAGAAGAGCAACATCGAGTGGACGGACGCAACGTGGAACCCCACGACGGGGTGCACGAAGCTCACCGCCGGATGCGACAACTGCTACGCGCACACGCTGGCGCACGGCCGGCTCGCCGACATCTACGTCAGCCGCCTGCCGGTGGTCGACACGCCCCAGACGCGGGCAGACCCGTTCGCGGTTCGGCTCTGGGACAGCCGCCTGGACGAGCCCGCGAAGTGGCGCAGCCCGCGCATGGTTTTCGTGAACTCGATGTCCGACCTGTTCCACGTGGATGTGCCCGACGCATTTACGCGGCGTATCTTCGAGGTCATGCTGCGCGTCGAGCGCCACACGTACCAGGTGCTTACGAAGCGCCCGGCGCGGATGGCGCGCTTCGTCCGCATGAACGCCGACCTCTTTCCGGATGGGGAAGTTCCCGCTCACATCTGGATGGGCACGAGCATCGAGGACGATCGCGTGCTGTTCCGCGCGGATCACCTCCGCGCCGTTCCCGCCGCGGTGCGCTTCCTGTCGTGCGAGCCGCTGCTGGGCTCGCTCGCGGGCCTGGCCCTGCACGGAATTCACTGGGTGATCGCGGGAGGCGAGAGCGGGATCGGGTATCGCAAGATGGAGCCGGACTGGGTTCGTGGGCTCCGCGACCTGTGCGTGGGCGAGGGCGTCGCGTTCTTCTTCAAGCAGTGGGGCGGGCGCACGCCCAAGGCGGGCGGGCGAGAGCTGGATGGTGAAGCGTGGGACCAGCTGCCGTTCATTGCGGCCGTCGTTGCAGGGGCATAG